A genomic region of Raphanus sativus cultivar WK10039 chromosome 6, ASM80110v3, whole genome shotgun sequence contains the following coding sequences:
- the LOC108812826 gene encoding dynamin-like protein ARC5 isoform X2, producing the protein MAERNGRGKVENTLTHSSSSPQSSNKTMSSDSSAPKSVTVEEMSAAAGEEEESAIEERYSLYEAYNELHALAQELETPFEAPAVLVVGQQTDGKSALVEALMGFQFNHVGGGTKTRRPITLHMKYDPQCQFPLCHLGSDDDPSVALPKSLSQIQAYIEAENMRLEQEPSPFSAKEIIVKVQYKYCPNLTIIDTPGLIAPAPGLKNRALQVQARAVEALVRAKMQHKEFIILCLEDSSDWSIATTRRIVMQVDPELSRTIVVSTKLDTKIPQFSCSSDVEVFLSPPASALDSSLLGDSPFFTSVPSGRVGYGHDSVYKSNDEFKQAVSLREIEDIASLEKKLGRVLTKQEKNRIGVSKLRLFLEELLWKRYKESVPLIIPLLGKEYRSTVRKLDIVSKELSSLDEAKLKERGRTFHDLFLTKLSLLLKGTVVAPPDKFGETLQDERTQGGSFVGTDGLQFPHKLIPNAGMRLYGGAQYHRAMAEFRFLVGAIKCPPITREEIVNACGVEDIHDGTNYSRTACVIAVAKARDTFEPFLHQLGARLLHILKRLLPISVYLLQKEGEYLSGHEVFLKRVASAFNTFVESTEKSCRDKCMEDLASTTRYVTWSLHNKNRAGLRQFLDSFGGTEQVATSGSGIQTTETRLADLLDSTLWNRKLAPSSERIVYALVQQIFQGIREYFLASAELKFNCFLLMPIVDKLPALLREELENAFEDDLDSIFDITNLRQSLDQKKRSTEIELRRIKRIKEKFRVMNEKLNSHEFAQSLSPPSLQ; encoded by the exons ATGGCGGAAAGGAACGGCCGAGGAAAAGTAGAAAACACTCTCACGCactcttcttcctctcctcaATCTTCGAACAAAACGATGTCGTCGGATTCCTCAGCGCCAAAATCCGTTACGGTCGAGGAAATGTCGGCGGCGGCGGGGGAGGAGGAGGAATCGGCGATTGAGGAGCGGTACAGCCTCTACGAGGCGTACAACGAGCTACACGCTCTAGCGCAGGAGCTGGAGACTCCGTTCGAAGCTCCGGCGGTGCTCGTGGTCGGACAGCAGACCGACGGCAAGAGCGCGCTGGTGGAGGCTCTCATGGGGTTTCAGTTCAACCACGTCGGCGGCGGGACCAAGACTCGCCGCCCGATCACTCTTCACATGAAGTACGATCCTCAGTGTCAGTTCCCTCTCTGCCACCTCGGATCCGATGACGATCCTTCCGTCGCTCTCCCCAAATCTCTCTCGCAGATTCAG GCGTATATTGAAGCGGAGAATATGAGGCTAGAGCAGGAGCCGTCGCCGTTCTCTGCTAAGGAGATCATTGTGAAAGTTCAGTATAAGTATTGCCCTAACCTTACCATCATTGACACACCTGGACTTATTGCTCCTGCACCAGGACTCAAAAACCGAGCTCTtcag gtTCAAGCACGGGCTGTGGAAGCTTTAGTCCGAGCAAAGATGCAGCATAAAGAGTTTATCATTCTCTGCCTTGAGGACAGTAGTGACTGGAGCATTGCAACTACTCGAAGGATAGTGATGCAA GTTGATCCTGAGCTCTCTAGGACAATTGTTGTTTCCACAAAGCTTGATACCAAAATCCCTCAGTTCTCATGTTCATCCGACGTGGAAGTCTTCCTCTCACCTCCTGCAAGCGCACTCGACAGCTCCTTACTGGGGGATTCTCCTTTTTTCACGTCTGTGCCTTCTGGAAGAGTCGGTTATGGACATGATTCAGTGTATAAGTCTAATGACGAATTCAAACAG GCTGTGTCACTTAGAGAAATTGAAGACATTGCATCTTTAGAGAAGAAGTTGGGCCGTGTGCTGACAAAGCAGGAGAAGAATAGGATTGGTGTCAGTAAACTAAGGTTGTTTCTTGAAGAACTACTCTGGAAAAG GTACAAAGAGAGTGTTCCACTGATCATTCCCCTCTTAGGAAAAGAGTACCGCAGTACAGTCAGAAAGCTGGATATCGTTAGCAAGGAACTTAG CTCTTTAGATGAAGCCAAGCTCAAAGAAAGAGGCAGGACTTTCCATGACCTCTTCTTAACCAAG TTATCTCTGTTACTGAAAGGAACAGTTGTGGCCCCTCCAGATAAATTTG GTGAAACATTGCAAGACGAAAGGACGCAAGGAGGATCTTTTGTTGGTACTGATGGTCTCCAGTTCCCACATAAGCTAATACCA AATGCAGGGATGCGTCTATATGGGGGTGCACAATATCATCGTGCCATGGCTGAGTTCCGTTTTCTAGTTGGTGCTATCAAATGTCCCCCAATAACACGGGAGGAAATTGTAAACGCATGTGGAGTTGAGGATATTCATGATGGAACAAACTATTCGAG GACAGCGTGTGTTATAGCAGTTGCAAAGGCTCGTGACACGTTTGAACCTTTCCTTCATCAG TTAGGAGCCAGGCTGCTACACATTCTTAAGAGATTGCTTCCAATTTCTGTGTATCTTCTTCAG AAAGAAGGTGAATACTTAAGTGGGCATGAGGTGTTTCTCAAGCGGGTTGCTTCAGCTTTCAACACCTTTGTGGAGTCCACAGAAAAATCATGTCGTGACAA ATGTATGGAGGATCTAGCCAGCACAACTCGTTATGTTACATGGTCTCTTCACAACAAG AACCGAGCTGGTCTACGTCAATTCTTGGACTCGTTTGGCGGAACAGAGCAAGTTGCTACATCAG GTTCCGGCATTCAGACAACAGAAACGCGGTTGGCTGATCTTCTAGACAGCACGCTATGGAACCGCAAGCTAGCTCCTTCATCTGAGAGAATTGTCTACGCATTGGTCCAACAGATATTCCAGGGCATACGAGAATACTTTCTCGCCTCTGCTGAGTTAAAG TTCAACTGTTTTCTTCTGATGCCTATTGTGGATAAATTACCTGCTCTTCTCCGGGAAGAGTTGGAGAATGCATTTGAAGACGACCTCGATAGTATTTTCGACATTACAAACCTCAGGCAATCACTTGATCAGAAGAAACGGAGCACTGAGATCGAACTGAGAAGG ATAAAGAGGATCAAAGAGAAATTCAGAGTGATGAATGAGAAGCTGAACTCTCACGAGTTTGCTCAGAGTCTAAGCCCGCCTTCGTTGCAGTAG
- the LOC108812826 gene encoding dynamin-like protein ARC5 isoform X1 has translation MAERNGRGKVENTLTHSSSSPQSSNKTMSSDSSAPKSVTVEEMSAAAGEEEESAIEERYSLYEAYNELHALAQELETPFEAPAVLVVGQQTDGKSALVEALMGFQFNHVGGGTKTRRPITLHMKYDPQCQFPLCHLGSDDDPSVALPKSLSQIQAYIEAENMRLEQEPSPFSAKEIIVKVQYKYCPNLTIIDTPGLIAPAPGLKNRALQVQARAVEALVRAKMQHKEFIILCLEDSSDWSIATTRRIVMQVDPELSRTIVVSTKLDTKIPQFSCSSDVEVFLSPPASALDSSLLGDSPFFTSVPSGRVGYGHDSVYKSNDEFKQAVSLREIEDIASLEKKLGRVLTKQEKNRIGVSKLRLFLEELLWKRYKESVPLIIPLLGKEYRSTVRKLDIVSKELSSLDEAKLKERGRTFHDLFLTKLSLLLKGTVVAPPDKFGETLQDERTQGGSFVGTDGLQFPHKLIPNAGMRLYGGAQYHRAMAEFRFLVGAIKCPPITREEIVNACGVEDIHDGTNYSRTACVIAVAKARDTFEPFLHQLGARLLHILKRLLPISVYLLQKEGEYLSGHEVFLKRVASAFNTFVESTEKSCRDKCMEDLASTTRYVTWSLHNKNRAGLRQFLDSFGGTEQVATSGNPLGFSLPQDAPSGATDTKSKSDVKLSQLASNIDSGSGIQTTETRLADLLDSTLWNRKLAPSSERIVYALVQQIFQGIREYFLASAELKFNCFLLMPIVDKLPALLREELENAFEDDLDSIFDITNLRQSLDQKKRSTEIELRRIKRIKEKFRVMNEKLNSHEFAQSLSPPSLQ, from the exons ATGGCGGAAAGGAACGGCCGAGGAAAAGTAGAAAACACTCTCACGCactcttcttcctctcctcaATCTTCGAACAAAACGATGTCGTCGGATTCCTCAGCGCCAAAATCCGTTACGGTCGAGGAAATGTCGGCGGCGGCGGGGGAGGAGGAGGAATCGGCGATTGAGGAGCGGTACAGCCTCTACGAGGCGTACAACGAGCTACACGCTCTAGCGCAGGAGCTGGAGACTCCGTTCGAAGCTCCGGCGGTGCTCGTGGTCGGACAGCAGACCGACGGCAAGAGCGCGCTGGTGGAGGCTCTCATGGGGTTTCAGTTCAACCACGTCGGCGGCGGGACCAAGACTCGCCGCCCGATCACTCTTCACATGAAGTACGATCCTCAGTGTCAGTTCCCTCTCTGCCACCTCGGATCCGATGACGATCCTTCCGTCGCTCTCCCCAAATCTCTCTCGCAGATTCAG GCGTATATTGAAGCGGAGAATATGAGGCTAGAGCAGGAGCCGTCGCCGTTCTCTGCTAAGGAGATCATTGTGAAAGTTCAGTATAAGTATTGCCCTAACCTTACCATCATTGACACACCTGGACTTATTGCTCCTGCACCAGGACTCAAAAACCGAGCTCTtcag gtTCAAGCACGGGCTGTGGAAGCTTTAGTCCGAGCAAAGATGCAGCATAAAGAGTTTATCATTCTCTGCCTTGAGGACAGTAGTGACTGGAGCATTGCAACTACTCGAAGGATAGTGATGCAA GTTGATCCTGAGCTCTCTAGGACAATTGTTGTTTCCACAAAGCTTGATACCAAAATCCCTCAGTTCTCATGTTCATCCGACGTGGAAGTCTTCCTCTCACCTCCTGCAAGCGCACTCGACAGCTCCTTACTGGGGGATTCTCCTTTTTTCACGTCTGTGCCTTCTGGAAGAGTCGGTTATGGACATGATTCAGTGTATAAGTCTAATGACGAATTCAAACAG GCTGTGTCACTTAGAGAAATTGAAGACATTGCATCTTTAGAGAAGAAGTTGGGCCGTGTGCTGACAAAGCAGGAGAAGAATAGGATTGGTGTCAGTAAACTAAGGTTGTTTCTTGAAGAACTACTCTGGAAAAG GTACAAAGAGAGTGTTCCACTGATCATTCCCCTCTTAGGAAAAGAGTACCGCAGTACAGTCAGAAAGCTGGATATCGTTAGCAAGGAACTTAG CTCTTTAGATGAAGCCAAGCTCAAAGAAAGAGGCAGGACTTTCCATGACCTCTTCTTAACCAAG TTATCTCTGTTACTGAAAGGAACAGTTGTGGCCCCTCCAGATAAATTTG GTGAAACATTGCAAGACGAAAGGACGCAAGGAGGATCTTTTGTTGGTACTGATGGTCTCCAGTTCCCACATAAGCTAATACCA AATGCAGGGATGCGTCTATATGGGGGTGCACAATATCATCGTGCCATGGCTGAGTTCCGTTTTCTAGTTGGTGCTATCAAATGTCCCCCAATAACACGGGAGGAAATTGTAAACGCATGTGGAGTTGAGGATATTCATGATGGAACAAACTATTCGAG GACAGCGTGTGTTATAGCAGTTGCAAAGGCTCGTGACACGTTTGAACCTTTCCTTCATCAG TTAGGAGCCAGGCTGCTACACATTCTTAAGAGATTGCTTCCAATTTCTGTGTATCTTCTTCAG AAAGAAGGTGAATACTTAAGTGGGCATGAGGTGTTTCTCAAGCGGGTTGCTTCAGCTTTCAACACCTTTGTGGAGTCCACAGAAAAATCATGTCGTGACAA ATGTATGGAGGATCTAGCCAGCACAACTCGTTATGTTACATGGTCTCTTCACAACAAG AACCGAGCTGGTCTACGTCAATTCTTGGACTCGTTTGGCGGAACAGAGCAAGTTGCTACATCAGGTAATCCATTGGGTTTTAGTCTTCCCCAAGATGCACCAAGCGGCGCAACAgacacaaaatcaaaatcagatGTAAAGCTAAGCCAACTCGCCTCAAACATCGATTCAGGTTCCGGCATTCAGACAACAGAAACGCGGTTGGCTGATCTTCTAGACAGCACGCTATGGAACCGCAAGCTAGCTCCTTCATCTGAGAGAATTGTCTACGCATTGGTCCAACAGATATTCCAGGGCATACGAGAATACTTTCTCGCCTCTGCTGAGTTAAAG TTCAACTGTTTTCTTCTGATGCCTATTGTGGATAAATTACCTGCTCTTCTCCGGGAAGAGTTGGAGAATGCATTTGAAGACGACCTCGATAGTATTTTCGACATTACAAACCTCAGGCAATCACTTGATCAGAAGAAACGGAGCACTGAGATCGAACTGAGAAGG ATAAAGAGGATCAAAGAGAAATTCAGAGTGATGAATGAGAAGCTGAACTCTCACGAGTTTGCTCAGAGTCTAAGCCCGCCTTCGTTGCAGTAG
- the LOC108813425 gene encoding uncharacterized protein LOC108813425, with translation MYTRVIKRNQRWGLVLQQAKYYLVRPTIRDYTVSRSYGLTTNSTNLTRGSLFRSFSPSVASRNSLRLSKNIQLRSFSSEGDGRNASGEDKHVSLNKGSDLGDGKAAKESGVGHLDSHAQLGEQDQIEWLNSEKLASECKKKESPLLSRRERFRDEFLRRVQPWEKIQLSWETFPYYIHDHTKNILVECVTSHIRQKDAASVYGSRLDSSSGRILLQGLPGTELYQERLVRALARDVQVPLLVLDSSVLAPYDFADEYNEDSESDGENAEAEADEGTTESEGEEDSGANSEEDSEAKADGSDNEEARLEVTEEDIKKIVPKLEELGELVAEELHGAGGACEAPAVEHSDKARRPARKGDRVKYVGPSKKGDAKHSPLTTGQRGEIFEVNGNRVAVVFDKEGDTSSEGSEKKPKKQSQKPHIHWIDVKDLKHDLDMQAEDGYIALKALNEVLQSTQPLIVYFPDSSRWLSRAVPKEKRNEFVEKVEEMFDKVSGPVVMICGRNKIETASKGREKFTMILPNFGRIARLPLPLKHLTEGLGGSKSSDDNEIYKLFTNVMNLLPPKEEDILAVFNKQLVEDRRIVVSRSNLNEILKALEENELLCTDLYQVNTDDVILTKQRAEKVVGWARNHYLSSCSKPLIKEDRLILPRESIEISVKRLKAQEDISRKPSHSLKNIAKDEFESNFVSAVVAPEEIGVKFDDVGALEHVKKTLNELVILPMRRPELFTRGNLLRPCKGILLFGPPGTGKTLLAKALATEAGANFISITGSSLTSKWFGDAEKLTKALFSFASKLAPVIIFVDEVDSLLGARGGSHEHEATRRMRNEFMAAWDGLRSKDSQRILILGATNRPFDLDDAVIRRLPRRIYVDLPDAENRLKILKIFLTPENLETGFEFEKLAKETEGYSGSDLKNLCIAAAYRPVQELLQEENKGSVANGGAPDLRPLSLDDFIQSKAKVSPSVSYDATTMNELRKWNEQYGEGGSRTKSPFGF, from the exons ATGTATACTAGAGTAATAAAGAGGAACCAGAGATGGGGTTTGGTATTGCAGCAAGCCAAATACTACTTAGTTAGGCCAACCATTCGTGACTACACAGTATCTAGATCTTATGGACTCACAACCAATAGTACAAATCTGACAAGAGGTTCTCTGTTCCGTTCGTTTTCTCCTAGTGTTGCCTCGAGAAATAGTTTAAGACTCTCGAAGAACATCCAGCTGCGTAGTTTCAGCTCTGAAGGTGATGGAAGGAACGCTAGTGGTGAGGATAAACATGTCTCTTTGAACAAAGGGAGTGACTTAGGCGATGGAAAAGCCGCGAAGGAGAGCGGTGTTGGGCATTTAGATTCGCATGCTCAGCTCGGAGAGCAGGACCAAATAGAGTGGCTCAATAGCGAGAAGCTTGCCAGTGAATGCAAAAAGAAGGAGTCACCTCTGCTTTCTAGAAGAGAAAGATTCAGAGACGAGTTCTTAAGGAGAGTCCAACCTTGGGAGAAGATACAGCTTTCGTGGGAGACCTTCCCTTACTATATCCA CGACCACACTAAGAATATTTTGGTGGAATGTGTTACTTCACATATAAGACAAAAGGATGCCGCTTCGGTTTATGGTTCCCGTTTAGATTCTTCAAGTGGAAGAATACTGCTCCAGGGTCTTCCAG GCACTGAACTTTACCAGGAGAGGCTGGTACGAGCACTTGCTCGAGATGTACAAGTTCCCCTGTTGGTTCTTGACAGCAGCGTTCTTGCCCCTTAT GATTTTGCTGATGAGTACAATGAAGACTCTGAATCTGATGGTGAGAACGCAGAAGCGGAAGCAGATGAGGGCACAACAGAGTCTGAAGGTGAGGAAGATTCTGGAGCGAATAGCGAGGAGGATTCTGAAGCAAAAGCAGATGGGAGTGACAATGAGGAAGCTCGTCTCGAGGTTACCGAGGAAGATATCAAGAAAATTGTGCCAAAACTTGAGGAGCTCGGAGAG TTAGTAGCGGAAGAACTACATGGAGCTGGTGGAGCTTGCGAAGCACCAGCTGTTGAGCATTCTGATAAAGCTAGGCGCCCGGCAAGGAAAG GAGATCGAGTCAAATATGTTGGGCCTTCTAAGAAGGGTGATGCAAAGCACAG CCCATTAACTACCGGACAGCGTGGAGAGATCTTTGAGGTGAATGGGAACCGAGTTGCGGTCGTATTTGACAAGGAAGGTGATACATCATCAGAGGGAAGcgagaagaaaccaaaaaagcaGTCCCAGAAGCCACATATACACTGGATAGATG TGAAAGACCTGAAGCATGATTTGGATATGCAGGCAGAAGATGGTTACATTGCCCTGAAGGCTTTAAATGAG GTTCTGCAATCCACACAACCACTTATTGTGTATTTCCCAGACTCGTCCCGGTGGTTGTCTAGAGCTGTACCTAAGGAAAAACGAAATGAGTTTGTAGAGAAAGTTGAGGAAATGTTCGATAAAGTGTCAGGTCCTGTTGTAATGATCTGCGGACGGAACAAGATCGAGACAGCCTCCAAAGGGAGAGAGAAATTC ACGATGATACTCCCAAACTTTGGCCGCATTGCAAGGCTG CCCCTTCCTTTGAAGCATCTTACTGAGGGACTCGGCGGAAGTAAAAGTTCAGATGATAATGAGATATACAAACTGTTCACTAATGTTATGAACCTACTTCCTCCTAAG GAGGAAGATATCCTTGCAGTATTTAACAAACAACTTGTAGAAGATAGAAGAATTGTGGTATCACGGAGCAATTTAAATGAGATACTTAAG GCCCTTGAGGAAAACGAGTTATTATGCACAGACTTGTACCAAGTGAACACTGACGACGTGATATTGACAAAACAAA GGGCAGAGAAAGTTGTTGGCTGGGCCAGAAACCACTATTTATCTTCTTGTTCTAAACCGTTGATTAAAGAAGACCGCCTGATTCTGCCTCGTGAAAG CATTGAGATTTCGGTTAAAAGGTTGAAAGCACAAGAAGACATTTCTCGAAAGCCTTCACATAGCTTGAAG aaCATAGCAAAGGATGAGTTCGAAAGCAATTTTGTCTCAGCTGTAGTTGCTCCTGAAGAAATAGGTGTCAAGTTTGACGATGTTGGTGCTCTCGAGCATGTGAAGAAGACACTGAATGAGTTGGTTATTCTTCCCATGCGAAGGCCAGAGCTCTTCACTCGTGGCAATCTCTTGCGG CCTTGTAAAGGCATATTGCTTTTTGGTCCTCCTGGTACTGGCAAAACGCTACTTGCCAAGGCGCTTGCTACAGAAGCTGGAGCAAACTTCATTAGCATAACTGGCTCATCGCTTACCTCAAAG TGGTTTGGAGATGCAGAGAAGCTCACGAAAGCTCTCTTCTCCTTTGCAAGCAAACTTGCGCCTGTGATTATTTTTGTCGATGAG GTTGACAGTTTGTTAGGCGCTCGTGGTGGTTCTCACGAGCATGAGGCAACACGAAGAATGAGAAATGAGTTCATGGCAGCATGGGATGGGTTGAGGTCGAAAGATAGCCAAAGAATACTCATACTTGGTGCCACTAACCGACCTTTTGATCTTGATGACGCTGTCATTCGCCGTCTACCAAGaag AATATATGTGGATTTACCAGATGCTGAGAACCGGTTGAAGATCTTAAAGATCTTTCTGACTCCAGAAAATCTTGAAACTGGTTTTGAATTTGAGAAACTTGCAAAAGAGACCGAAGGATACTCAGGAAGCGATCTAAAG AATCTATGCATCGCTGCTGCGTACAGACCAGTTCAAGAATTGTTACAGGAAGAAAACAAG GGTTCGGTAGCAAATGGTGGAGCTCCTGATCTACGGCCTCTGAGTTTGGACGACTTCATTCAATCTAAAGCTAAG GTAAGTCCGTCTGTGTCATATGATGCAACGACCATGAACGAACTGAGAAAATGGAACGAGCAGTACGGTGAGGGTGGTAGCCGGACCAAGTCTCCTTTCGGCTTCTAA